Genomic segment of Sphingomonas sp. KRR8:
CCGGACCTCAAGGCAATGCTGTCGCCGGCCAAGGCCAAGGCGGGGTGCCGGTAAGACCCGACGAGACACTGGTCGAGCGGTTCCGCCGCTCGCTTGCGGAATTGATCCCTCTTGATGAGGGTCGGATCGGAATCGCCGTTTCGGGGGGACCCGACAGTGTCGCCTTGCTGCTGCTCGCAGCGGCTACCCTGCCAAACCGTGTCGAGGCCGCGACGGTGGATCACCGCTTCCGCGGCAGCAGCGCCGGCGAGGCCTTGGGGGTTGCTGCCCTGTGCAGCAGGATCGACGTTCCGCACGCAACGCTGACCCTCGACTGGACGCCGCCGGTTGCCAATCGACAGGCCCGTGCGCGAGAGGCACGCTATGTGGCGCTCGGCCGATGGGCAGCGGAGCGTGGGCTGGCAGCCGTCGCGACGGCTCATCACCTGGATGATCAGGCGGAGACCCTGCTCATGCGCCTCGATCGTGGCGCAGGAATTGCCGGGCTGTCCGGCGTGCGATCCGAGATCGTCCTTGCCACCGGCGGGAACAGCGCGCTCAAGCTGATCCGCCCGCTGCTGGGGTGGCGCCGGGCCGAACTCACGGCGGTCCCAGCAGAACTGGGCGTTTCGACCATTGCCGACCCGTCCAACACGGATCCAGCGCACGACCGCAGCCGTGCCCGCGCGTGGCTGGAGCGCTCGCCCGACTGGCCCTCGCGCACCAGAATGGCCAGCAGTGCGCGGTATCTCGGCGAGGCGGATGCGGCGCTGGACTGGGCGGCCGCCGACTTGCTTGCCCGGCGATTGAGTGGTCCGGCGGAGGCCCCGCTGCTGGACCCTGAGGGTATCCCAAGTGAATTGAAGAGGCGCCTGCTGCTGCTGATGGTTGGTGGCTTCAACGCTTCGTCGGGGCCACCACGGAGCGATCGTGTAACCCGCGCCTTGCGACTGCTCGACGCGGGCAGGGTCGCGACGATCGGCGGGGTAGTGATTCGGCCGCGGGCAGGCCGGTGGAGCTTCGCGCCGGCCCCACCACGCGGAAGGAAGTAGCCTGGCACGTGCGACCCAGCACGCCAGAATGGAGCGAACCACAACCCTTGTTTCAGTGGTGCTTGGCCACAGCGTGCTGATGAACGCGCAAAGCCCGATATCCAGCGCTGCCGTTGAGGACCGGCGCGGGCTTGCGCGGACCAACCTTTACCTCGCGGCGAGCTTGCGCTGGGGCGGAAACACGATCGCGGTGCGGGTTCGCAACCTCAGCCAGCACGGAGCGCTGGTCGAGGCGGGCGTGCTGCCACCACCCGGTACGCCGGTGGAACTGACTAGGGGGCGGCTGGGCGCCATGGGTGTCACCGCCTGGACGCACGCCGGTCGGGCCGGACTGCGGCTGCTGGATGCGATCTCGGCGCGGGACTGGATGGCGCCTGTCCTCCACAAGGGGCAGCAACAGGTGGATGCGGTGATCGCCGCGGTACGCAGCGGCGACCGGCCCACCAGCTGGCCTCGCCCTGTTGCGCCTTCACCGAGCACTCCAGCTGACGATCTGCGCCTCGCGAGAACCTTGCTGCACCGTCTGTCGGATCAATTGGCCGACGATGCCGCGCTTGTCGCCCGCCATGGCCCGGGGCTTCAGCTTCTGGACCTGGTGCAGCAATTGCTCGATGCGATGAGCGGCGTCGAACAGGCCGGGACAGCTCGACTCACCGACCTGCGCCGCGCGGCCTCGGCGGCTCTGGCAGACTAGATCGTCCGCCCTTGAAGTCGGTCACTGCAAAGGGCCGTTAACGGCCGCCGAAAGCGGGAGTGACACCGCCCATCGTACCCGGAATCATCCGAAGAAAGCCGTCGTAGATGGTACGGGCGGCCTGCGCGATCGAGTTTGGGCGGTCGCTGCCGCCCCGGGCGAACAGCGCCAAGGCGATGCGCCGGCCGTCGGGCATGGTAATGAAACCGACATCGCTGGTGTAGTTGTTGAGCGTACCCGTCTTGTGCTCCACCAGCACGGTCGGATCGAGCAGGCCCCGGATCCGGTTCGAACCGGTGGCGCAGCGCCGCATCACACTGAGGAGATAAAGCCGGCTCTGCGGCGTCAGGACGTTGCCGCGATCGATCTGCCGCAGCAGCGTCACCATGGCTTCCGGCGTGGCGCTGTCGCGAACGTCGAACAGGTCCCGCGGGGAGGCGAGCAGCTGAGCAATGGTGCGGTTCACACGGATGCCGGTCAGCTTGTGAAAGTCGATCCACTCCTGAACCGTCGCAGGGCCGCCCAAGTTACGGATCAGGATGTCGGTCGCGATGTTGTTGCTGTGGATGAGCATCGCTTCCATCAGTGAACGCGCGCTCAGCGTACCGATGCGGTCGTCCAGCGAGCGCCGGCCATGATCCACTTGGCTGAGGTAGGCGGCGGCAACCGCGACCTTGACCGTGCTGGCCATCGGATAGGCCTTGTCGCCGTGAATTGAGACCATCTTACCGCTGTCGAGGTCGAGCGCGGCGACGCCGATGTCGCCAGGGCGGCTGGCCACCAGGGCGCGAAGCTGGCTTTCGAGACCCTGGAGTTCAGGAGGAGCCGCCGCCACCGCAGGCGCGGCGACGAGCAGGTCGAGGAAGGCAAAAAGGGCAGCAATCCGGCGCAATCGCCACTCCATCACATGAGAATGCCTGTTGGATCATATCGTTAGCTGCTGAATGGTTGCTTGACTCCCCAGTCGTGCCACAAACCGGGACAAGCCGTGCATGAAGGTCGACAAGTCGACGCCGGGACGTTGCATTGCATGTAAAGGCTGAAAGCCTACATTACTGGCAGACCAATTTCGCAAAGCGACACGCGCCTCATGAACGACAAGGAAAAGAAGCCCGGCAACCCTTGGACCAAGAGCCTGCTCATCTGGGTCGCGGTTCTGTTCGGGCTGGTTCTGTTCGCCCAACTGATCGACGGCGGCAGTCGCACGGCAACCGGCGACCAGATGGCCTATTCGGACTTTGTCCGGCAGGTGAACGAGGGCAACGTCAAGTCGGTGACCACCGCGGCGAGCTCCACGGGCATGCAGGCGATCGCTGGCAAGCTCAACGACGGGCGTTCCTTCCGCACGACCGCTCCGGCGGACGCGCAGGTCACCGAGAAGCTGATCGCCAAGAACGTCACGGTCCAGGCCAAGGAGCCTGAGCAGTCCAGCTTGTGGATGCTGTTGCTCTATAACAGCCTGCCCTTCATCCTGATCCTCGGCGTCAGCTTCTTCATCATGCGCCAGATGCAGAAGAATGCCGGCGGCGGGGCCATGGGCTTCGGCAAGAGCCGCGCGCGCATGCTGACGCAGAAGGAAGGCCGAGTGACCTTCGCCGACGTGGCCGGCATCGACGAGGCTCGCGAGGAGCTTCAGGAGATCGTCGAGTTCCTGAAGGATCCGGGCAAGTTCGCGCGACTGGGTGGCAAGATCCCGAAGGGCGCGCTGCTGGTCGGCTCGCCCGGTACCGGCAAGACCCTGCTCGCCCGCGCCATCGCGGGTGAAGCGGGCGTGCCCTTCTTCACCATCTCGGGTTCGGACTTCGTCGAGATGTTCGTTGGCGTGGGCGCAAGCCGCGTCCGCGACATGTTCGAGCAGGCCAAGAAGTCGGCCCCTTGCATCGTCTTCATCGACGAGATCGACGCGGTCGGCCGCCATCGTGGCGCCGGCCTCGGCAACGGCAATGACGAGCGCGAACAGACGCTGAACCAGCTGTTGGTCGAAATGGACGGCTTCGAGGCCAATGAAGGCATCATCATCATCGCCGCAACCAACCGTCCGGACGTGCTCGACCCCGCGCTGCTGCGCCCGGGCCGCTTCGACCGGCAGGTAATGGTTCCTCGGCCCGACATCGATGGGCGCGAGCAGATCCTGGGCGTGCACATGAAGAAGGTGCCGTTGGCGCCGGACGTCGACGCTCGCGTCATCGCCCGCGGCACCCCCGGCTTCTCCGGCGCCGACCTCGCCAACCTCGTGAACGAAGCAGCGCTGCTGGCCGCCCGCCGTGGCAAGCGGCTGGTCGCGGCGCAGGAGTTCGACGACGCTCGCGACAAGGTCATGATGGGCGCCGAGCGGCGGTCCATGGTGATGACCGAAGACGAGAAGAAGATGACCGCCTACCATGAGGCGGGCCATGCCCTTGTCTTCGCGCATGAGCCGACCGCTGATCCGATCCACAAGGCGACGATCATTCCGCGCGGCTTCGCGCTGGGCATGGTGCAGCCGCTGCCCGAACGCGACAGCTACAGCTATCATCGCGACAAGATGCACGCCGACCTGGCGGTGGCGTTCGGTGGCCGCGTCGCCGAAGAGCTGATCTTTGGCCACGAGAAGGTGTCGTCCGGCGCCTCGAGCGACATCCAGCAGGCGACCCGGCTCGCCCGCGCCATGGTGACCAAGTGGGGCATGTCCGACGCGCTCGGTCCCTTGGACTTCTCCGAGGGTGAGGAGACGCCGACCGGCTACTTCGCACCCCAGCAGAAGCGCATGTCGGGTGAGACCATCAAGCTGATCGACAGCGAGGTGAAGCGCTTCGTCGAAGGCGGGCTGGAGCGGGCGCGCGAGATCCTCGGCACCCACATCGACCAGCTGCACCTGATCGCCAAGGCGTTGCTCGAATATGAGACGCTGACCGGTGAGGAGATCAAGACCTTGCTTTCCGGCGGGACGATCGACCGCGGTTCGTCGAGCAGCAAGCCGACCATTCCGTCGGCCGGAAGCTCGGTGCCCAAGAGCCGCAAACCGTTGGGCGGGATCGGCGGAGCGGCGCCCGCGGGAGCGTAAGCGCCCTTCTATTCATTGCTCGTTCACTGCTTGGACCCCTTCTCCGGCGCAGCCGGAGAAGGGGTTTTGCATGCGTCGACTG
This window contains:
- the ftsH gene encoding ATP-dependent zinc metalloprotease FtsH; amino-acid sequence: MNDKEKKPGNPWTKSLLIWVAVLFGLVLFAQLIDGGSRTATGDQMAYSDFVRQVNEGNVKSVTTAASSTGMQAIAGKLNDGRSFRTTAPADAQVTEKLIAKNVTVQAKEPEQSSLWMLLLYNSLPFILILGVSFFIMRQMQKNAGGGAMGFGKSRARMLTQKEGRVTFADVAGIDEAREELQEIVEFLKDPGKFARLGGKIPKGALLVGSPGTGKTLLARAIAGEAGVPFFTISGSDFVEMFVGVGASRVRDMFEQAKKSAPCIVFIDEIDAVGRHRGAGLGNGNDEREQTLNQLLVEMDGFEANEGIIIIAATNRPDVLDPALLRPGRFDRQVMVPRPDIDGREQILGVHMKKVPLAPDVDARVIARGTPGFSGADLANLVNEAALLAARRGKRLVAAQEFDDARDKVMMGAERRSMVMTEDEKKMTAYHEAGHALVFAHEPTADPIHKATIIPRGFALGMVQPLPERDSYSYHRDKMHADLAVAFGGRVAEELIFGHEKVSSGASSDIQQATRLARAMVTKWGMSDALGPLDFSEGEETPTGYFAPQQKRMSGETIKLIDSEVKRFVEGGLERAREILGTHIDQLHLIAKALLEYETLTGEEIKTLLSGGTIDRGSSSSKPTIPSAGSSVPKSRKPLGGIGGAAPAGA
- a CDS encoding serine hydrolase gives rise to the protein MRRIAALFAFLDLLVAAPAVAAAPPELQGLESQLRALVASRPGDIGVAALDLDSGKMVSIHGDKAYPMASTVKVAVAAAYLSQVDHGRRSLDDRIGTLSARSLMEAMLIHSNNIATDILIRNLGGPATVQEWIDFHKLTGIRVNRTIAQLLASPRDLFDVRDSATPEAMVTLLRQIDRGNVLTPQSRLYLLSVMRRCATGSNRIRGLLDPTVLVEHKTGTLNNYTSDVGFITMPDGRRIALALFARGGSDRPNSIAQAARTIYDGFLRMIPGTMGGVTPAFGGR
- the tilS gene encoding tRNA lysidine(34) synthetase TilS, whose translation is MPVRPDETLVERFRRSLAELIPLDEGRIGIAVSGGPDSVALLLLAAATLPNRVEAATVDHRFRGSSAGEALGVAALCSRIDVPHATLTLDWTPPVANRQARAREARYVALGRWAAERGLAAVATAHHLDDQAETLLMRLDRGAGIAGLSGVRSEIVLATGGNSALKLIRPLLGWRRAELTAVPAELGVSTIADPSNTDPAHDRSRARAWLERSPDWPSRTRMASSARYLGEADAALDWAAADLLARRLSGPAEAPLLDPEGIPSELKRRLLLLMVGGFNASSGPPRSDRVTRALRLLDAGRVATIGGVVIRPRAGRWSFAPAPPRGRK